In one window of Gossypium arboreum isolate Shixiya-1 chromosome 4, ASM2569848v2, whole genome shotgun sequence DNA:
- the LOC128291611 gene encoding uncharacterized protein LOC128291611 → MLGWSRQSDRRHHPDKQYQTVKKRKKKGHVGARGGTSVASGRGGTGVCFWSDLTPHAEGFCYFVWGTIIYGPQASFSAKKKREEGKKEEGRREEEERKRRRGGEGGLRLREEKRKRKREGEEEEGRKKKERKRWSIYPGIGRSYTVPIYRLMIEQHAGEGFIWMPYRRPEIAAIIPSSAYVDSQLWCTNAPIISFNVVEWYHGDRVLRQFGCIQYIPDPPMQVGEEVHGKNKRGRHGQHWGVTHRRYIAVWESRMARRPQMDMSSNFIHR, encoded by the exons atgTTAGGGTGGTCACGCCAATCTGACAGGCGGCACCACCCTGATAAACAGTACCAAACAGtaaaaaaacgaaaaaaaaaggGACATGTTGGTGCCAGAGGCGGCACCAGTGTTGCCTCTGGCAGAGGCGGCACCGGTGTCTGCTTTTGGTCCGATTTGACCCCTCATGCAGAGgggttttgttattttgtttggGGGACCATAATATATGGTCCCCAAGCTTCATTTTCagcaaagaaaaagagagaagaagggAAGAAGGAAGaaggaagaagagaagaagaagaaagaaaaagaaggagagGAGGAGAAGGAGGCCTGCGGCtgagagaagaaaaaagaaaaagaaaaagagaaggagaagaagaagagggaaggaaaaagaaggaaagaaaaag ATGGAGTATTTATCCGGGTATCGGGAGGTCGTACACTGTCCCGATATATCGTCTGATGATTGAACAACATGCCGGGGAAGGG TTTATATGGATGCCATACCGTAGACCAGAAATTGCGGCTATTATACCCTCGTCTGCCTACGTTGATTCTCAGTTGTGGTGCACAAACGCACCAATTATTAGTTTCAATGTAGTCGAGTGGTACCACGGAGATCGAGTACTACGACAGTTTGGTTGCATCCAGTACATCCCGGATCCGCCAATGCAGGTGGGGGAGGAGGTTCACGGTAAGAACAAGAGAGGGAGACATGGACAGCATTGGGGGGTTACGCACCGGAGATATATTGCGGTGTGGGAGAGTCGGATGGCTCGAAGACCTCAGATGGATATGTCTTCCAATTTCATCCATCGTTAG
- the LOC108460245 gene encoding glutamine synthetase nodule isozyme-like: protein MSLLNDLINLNLSDTTEKIIAEYIWIGGSGMDLRSKARTLPGPVTDPSKLPKWNYDGSSTNQAPGDDSEVILYPQAIFKDPFRKGNNILVMCDAYTPAGEPIPTNKRFNAAKIFSHPDVVAEEPWYGIEQEYTLLQKDTKWPLGWPVGGFPGPQGPYYCGVGADKSFGRDIVDSHYKACLYAGVNISGINGEVMPGQWEFQVGPSVGISAGDQIWIARYILERITEIAGVVLSFDPKPIPGDWNGAGAHTNYSTKSMRNDGGIDVIKKAIEKLGLRHKEHIAAYGEGNERRLTGRHETADINSFSWGVANRGASIRVGRDTEKDGKGYFEDRRPASNMDPYVVTSMIAETTILWKP from the exons ATGTCTCTCCTCAATGATCTCATCAACCTCAACCTCAGCGACACCACTGAAAAGATCATAGCCGAATACATATG GATCGGTGGATCTGGAATGGATCTGAGAAGCAAAGCAAGG ACTTTGCCTGGACCAGTGACGGACCCTTCAAAACTCCCGAAGTGGAACTACGATGGTTCCAGTACCAATCAAGCACCTGGAGATGACAGTGAGGTCATTCTTTA TCCTCAAGCTATATTCAAGGATCCATTTAGAAAAGGAAACAACATCTTG gTGATGTGCGATGCTTACACACCAGCCGGCGAACCCATTCCTACCAACAAGAGATTTAATGCGGCCAAGATCTTTAGCCACCCTGATGTTGTTGCTGAGGAGCCTTG GTATGGTATTGAGCAAGAGTACACTCTTCTTCAAAAGGATACTAAGTGGCCTCTTGGATGGCCTGTTGGAGGATTCCCTGGACCACAG GGTCCGTACTACTGTGGTGTAGGTGCTGACAAGTCCTTTGGTAGGGACATCGTGGACTCCCACTACAAGGCTTGCCTTTATGCTGGCGTTAACATCAGTGGAATCAACGGTGAAGTTATGCCTGGTCAA TGGGAATTCCAAGTTGGTCCATCTGTTGGAATATCTGCAGGTGATCAAATATGGATTGCACGATACATACTCGAG CGAATCACTGAAATCGCAGGAGTTGTTCTTTCTTTTGATCCCAAACCCATTCCG GGTGACTGGAATGGTGCTGGTGCTCATACTAATTACAG CACAAAGTCAATGAGAAATGATGGTGGCATCGATGTTATCAAGAAGGCGATTGAGAAGTTGGGTCTGCGCCACAAGGAGCATATTGCCGCCTACGGAGAGGGTAACGAGAGACGTCTAACTGGTCGTCATGAGACTGCAGATATCAACTCATTCTCATGG GGTGTTGCAAACAGGGGAGCCTCCATCCGTGTTGGTCGTGACACTGAGAAGGATGGAAAAG GCTACTTCGAAGACAGAAGGCCAGCATCAAACATGGATCCTTACGTTGTTACATCAATGATTGCCGAGACCACCATTCTCTGGAAGCCTTAA